GGTGATGGGGTGGTAAAGGCATGGTGTGAAACTTGTCATGGGACAGAGGTAAGAGACGGTTATAAAAACCAGCTTCCTCTTGTGCTGATTGGTTGATCACCTGAACGTGCTCCTCGCGAACTTTGTTAGATAAAACTTCATATTGTGGTAATGGTAAAAAGTAAGATCTTTAGAACAGCAGTGAAAATTTAAAAGTAGCTATATAAAAAAGTGACTGGACTGAAGCGTATTCTTTTATTGAAATTGGTGCTCTGCTTTGCCAGgagacatttcaaaacatttcaccgGGTACTTTAGCTTTTGCCGTAGAGACCTTTTATGTCCTATAATGTGGTGTATTTATGTCTGTATGCTAATCTGCGCagctttcattttttgaagtTATTAATAAAGAGCGGCGCTTGGGGGGGTCGGACTGCCCCCACTGTGGGCCTTCAGACTGTCAGGCTCAGTGTGGCTATTGTCCAAGGTGATGAACTCACCCAACAAGCCCTGCCGCGTTTTTCCTCTGCTGCGTCTTTCAATCTGAGGAAAGTGCTGTGAGTGCCTTCTGATGAAGACTTGTCAGGTCAGGTGAGCTTGACATGGTGTCCTTCGGAGCACCATATCAGTGGCAGCATCTGCGAAGGATGAGTGGTCCAGCAGCCTACTGGATTATACTGCAACACCGGGGACCTCCATCATAGTGATGATGTTGAGCTTCTACGCGTCCCGTCCAAGGTGGTTGAGGAGCATGGCTTAGATTGAGTGCCTTCTGCCAAGCCAGCCAGAAGCTGCCTGGACGAGTGGTTCCTCTAGTCGGACTGTGGTCGAAAGGACACCTTGCAGAGGCCCAGCCCCTTTTTCCCCAAGGTACACGATGAAATGTCAAAGTCGTGGACTGCGCCGCTCACAAGTTGAGTGCACAATCCGGGATCCTCCCTCCTATCTTCTGTGGACTGCGCTGACTAAATGCAGTATGTTAAAGATGACGGCCCTTCTGGACACACCTGTGAACCTCTCAGTTATCTTTGGCGTGGCAGTGGAGACATTCACAGAGCGCTTTGTTGAAACGCAAAAACAATTGAAGACAATTAGCTACTTCCTGCTAAAGCAAGACTGCACGTCCCTTCTGCTGCAGCTTGGGGCGAGCATGAACCGGCAGTGGACCAAAACAGCCGTGGTGGAAGAGTCAGACGCCCCACTCTGACAGAGACAGCAGGTCGGCACCGGAAACAAATTCCTGACACTAAAAAGAGTTTTCTCCCCCTGCTGTGCCAAatcgaaccgtgacttcaaaaccgaggtatgAACCAATCGAAGAGGAAGTGGTACAGGATCTGCCCAGCCGCCAAACAAAGAAAAGTCAGCAACTGGTGCTCCCAGTGCACCAGGCCTGTGTGCAAGGAGCACATACGTGTAGATGTCATTTGTGAGGCATGTAAGCACTgagaaaaattcacatttaggaaatataagcattcaaaacttagtctctcacttccgctaaaatggatcacggattttcatgacatcacatcgcacttcagcttctcatcaaatcttctgtccaatcaaatgctctctagaatctgaagtcccgccccttCCTACACTATtaacagacgctgaagctgcgactgaaatcagtcatttgttcacacacttactagtttctacatggtgaatggcacatagtgcactatatagaggatagagaacgattcagacagcgtaaatatgctttcctttgaCGTGAACGAAGTCCGTTTTCACGTTAGTTTCACGTGAACCGCTgcagcgcgagcacagtctgctctggtccagggacacgagagcacagagcacATCATATCCGCgagtcggcacagaccacaaaagtTATTGaatccatttgaattctgcacagaatgctgtattttaaagtgatacagaggagattaggaggataaacggttagatattaaaaggaaactgaggttttactgagtttaacgctctggccgagctgtgatataaacgaaacgctattggctattttaaaaaaaggggtggggctgttcgatatatcgccctctcttcctgtttcagttgaaattacgtcaacacattgaataatgctgcgcgttccaagacacttcagcggGCCTTTAAGTATACGTTAATTGTGTTTTACttgtaattaatacatttctactatatttttcatgaaaatccattaaaatagaACTTGGTGAtagtacatatatataaaatctccACTAAGAAGTTCATAGCAAACTTTTAAGTAATGCACTTATGAAATACTTATGTATATTTGGTTTACTTTATCTGACTTGTACTTGATGTACTTATAACTAGTATATTAGTAATACATTTGtgttaaaatcaatttaatttaaacttgGGATTAATATAAAAGCCTACTAAGATTGAGCTAAGTTTTAAAGCATTCAATGCACACTTTTAagaaacaaactaataaaactatttttgtggtagaatattttatttcaatgcactaaaaatcaatttaagtatTAGTGGTATTTAGTATACTGCACTGAAGTACTACCGAAGTAGAAATATACTTTCAATTAGTGTATaacttttacagttttatttagcacaaaaaaataagaatgtacTACAAATATATTTGCAATTTTTACTGCATTCAAGTACACTTTATTTGTACCTGGgttggtaaataaataaatggtgtGCACAAAATCATTATTTGGTAGTTATTTTCAGTATGTCATTGAACAtggatttaaatatgtatttcacTAATAATTCAACTCTAGATGCTGTtgatatatgttttattatttgcactTTAATTTCTATCGACTTTTGTATTTTAGTATGAAAAgggcttttattttggtctGGTGTTCTGGCGTCATACGGCGGCGCCGCGCTTCTGCATCTGTTGTGATTCGGCTCAAGAAAGGTTCgtgtttttaagcatttaaagtgtttaaatcaaatcaaacattCAGGTAATTTCATAGTTTTAAGATGACCTTTAAAAGGAATACGTTATTATTGAAttaaatattgtaatgcattatctaACATAAACGCACGTTATTTTGTGTGAGTAAAGCGCATCCACACATGAGTATCTGAAACGGTGCGTCTTATTTCGCTCCTTTACTATGAATTAGTTTGTCATAACCACAAATTCAGGTCACTGGCGAGTAGTGATGAGAAAACTTTTCGAAACTCCGAGTCATTTGAATCGAATGCTTtgcaaaatgattcagtgatttgaAGGTCAAAATAGTGTAAATACAAAAAGAACGTATATATTgtaaactttttacatttttaaatgtaacctACAAATCATTAAATACctcatttaaatacaaaatatgttttatagtTTGTGTTTATTAATTTGTAGTGCTAGTTTTGAGCATTTTTATGACTTTTAGGCTAATCATGTAATTTAACTCTGACTGACTTTCTTACAGTGCGCTGAACTACAGAGCTGATTGAGAAGCAACCAGAGATTTagtttggatttattttattttctgttaatTATTGTCACCCCCAacacactattataaagatggcatttattaaagaggagagtttAGACTTCaggattgaagaaacattcacagtgaaacaagaagatactgaggaacaaacaaagATGGCATtcattaaagaggagagtgaagacatgaagattgaagaaactTTCACAGTGAAACGAGAagaaactgaggaacaaacaggttggtttcattctcaaagctGAACTCATTCATTTCATCCTTATTaaaccacttgtagtacactatgggttcaaatgtactataagtggtaactaaatacattttttaaaaactgagatagtatgttaaaagcacattttagttcatatttcatggtgtctcaaaatagcacagttgagtacacttagatgttctgaagattatcttaagaagtacttatattaatatattcatattaagtacaaaattagtgcacgaaaagAGCATTTAAATCAAAGTTATGCTTTACTTTTAATATTGCTTTTCAtgaagtgtgtaatatagctgtttgtgaaagtAAAAGGTTTGCAAAGTTTTAACAATCAGCGTAagataaagttattgtctcctaaaagaaagaatcaaatCTGAATTACCAAAACGAGTCATTAGTAATTCgcggctgcgtccgaaaactggaaaatgctgccttcggaggacacatttcaaggtagtaaggcatcaaggcacgtttgaatccaatgttagcttcactttttgtctcctgagataccttcatctgaccATTTTTGatggcagcatagatgtatccttcgctgtgtttgatatcccacaatcctgtgcttcacattctgtgacagttgagctagaaaaataaagatggtgtCCAAAAGTTGcatttgctggtcagtttgtgtgtaaatgtacgtttatGACAAATTTTCCactttctagcgagaaattactactgtagtaattaaatatttgtttagttttcaccaaagctcgcgctattttgctgtagatcattaaacagTTACGccgcctcagaagtctgtctgaaatcagtttcgtgaggtgccttcatgcacaaacgctgccttacaagtcattgcctgatagggcagcgaggcaacaagtcagctgcctaggttttcggatgcagccccaGTCTTACTTCTGTAACAAATGGCGGGTGCCGGCTAAAATGATGCTAGCAGTCTATGAGCTGGTAGGAAATGTTTAGAAATCCGATAAAAACTGGCAATATCATGAATGTTTTGATTTggtttttgattttttaaaaaatgatgggCTTTGTTAAAATCCCTATTGAATCGTTTCATCAAATACTTAATTGTAAGTCATGCCAAAATGCACTTGTCCACATAGAttgagtgtttgtttgtttttcagtgtaaataagggggctttcacactgggtcaagtcacctttattttagtgttgtcacgataccAAAACTATGACTTCGATACCATACCTGACTACAATACCTTGATACCGATACTGAACCGATGCCACGCcgcataaaatatatatacagtcaaaccaaaatgtattcagacaccttgaaaatttcattcattaatacagtttattcactctagttttaaaaaatggtaataaaatatgacaagatctcagaggtaaactgtgtcagaaaaaaaatgatcttaattatgtcagatcacacttaagcaaaacatggtcaggtcaaagtgtctgaataatttttggtcccaaatttttatcaatatcactggtagtccactatatggagattTTGTGGGTataatgtcacagtttactttatttccctatcctcacttacataaatgaactaaagTGTCCAGatcaatgagtgtgtgtgtacatataaaAACTTACACTCAGACATGTGAATGAAGGAACAAACATGAAGGATTGCTTTATCGAAACGTGTACCCTTGACTGGCCTCTTagtcctttttttttacttccaaaaTCTGGGTCCACAACCACGAACAGTCGAACATGGGGATTGCTTTATTGAAAGGTGTACTCTTGACCGGCTTCTTAGAGCCGCTCCTTATCCCAAAGTTACGGATCTGACTTGCCGACTTCCCTTATCTGCCTTGTTCTCTTCTAACACGCCAGAGGCTGTTCATTTTGGAGTGTCCGTGGTTGTGGACCCAGAGACATTCTGTATAAGAaggatacaaatgaaataaacattgttttacatttttcaggTAGGCTACAGTAGGTCTATATAAtagtagcattcaagtaagaaattaaataatctcatgtaaaaaaaaaaaaaaaaaaaaaaaaactctataaattaactatacaCATTcttaaaaagtacattaaagttattcagtcaagcattgggtgatttttatttatttatttatttttcttccattttcttttgttgttttggttaatattaatcacagacagcagctggtttattaggctgctgtcactttaagacctgcatGGATGTAAATGGAAACACATCCCATTTCCTTCTGTTTTGTTCACTAGTAAAGACAAAAGCAGTGTCTTATTTTGAAGGCTGCATCGAGGTTGACTCATTTAATTAAAGTAACCATTagcaaagaaagaaattacagtatttgaCACCTCACGAGGAATAGGACAACATCATTTGTGCCCCCTCAGCCTCATACGAACATTGTCCAAGTTCAAATTCATAGCGCAGCTATTCTGGATCACTCCGCGGTTGTACAGTTCAGAGAAGACAACTTCCAGAGCCAATCCTTATCCCGAAGTTACAGATCTGACTTGCCGGCTTCCCTATCTGCCTTGTTCTGTTTCAACACGCCAGAGGCTGTTCACTTTGGACACCTGCTGCAGATATGGGTACGGCCTGGCGTGAGACTTACACCTTCTCCCCTGGTTTTTCAAGGGCAGAcgagtcaattttattacgattacttttcttaaataagacatccttgatgatgtatgcagccagcagtgttgggcacgttactttaaaaaagtacttAGTTatagttacttctcacaaatagtaactgagttagtaacagagttacatcattataaaagtaactaattaccagggaaagtaactattgcgttacttaaaacaataaataaataaatatgtcaaataacttggatgccccCAATGTTAAatataagtctaaaaataaatgatgctaGACTCGTGACTCATGACCCGCTCTTGCTTAcgacatgaaatttctctgtactgtactgtgttgttagccattaaagaaaacgtagtttcatatttgtttaaataagcctaagttatgttttaaattcatctgTTTGATAATGAAAACtgaacagcatgagtaagataGAATATATCATAAGATGTGCAATATAtcgggagacatggagtgggtgaggcatgattttgaccacttcattaagttttgttttgtagaaagcctttctttaaagtgaatttagttttgtaaaaattatatcttaaatttaatcaatgtttcatcaaccaattgcctggatttattaaataagaagcaaatatagcagacaatataatcatgacatggaggcgccggcgcgatcacttgcacgtgaactggagcgcgtcttATAGGCTAAATGACCCGAAACTCATCGGCTGTTTGCCTCaaagacatgagaaatatatctatagaaagcttgaaatgtctacttttaagagaaataattcaaaacgaaaagaaaATAGGCtactctgattatgtaatccgaatgaaatgtgcattctctCTCAAGGCGCGTCCAGTGTGCGGAGATGATGAGAGTCGGCAATGTCAACTTCAactttgcagccgacactgattcggaaaacattagtttattatatttaaaatgtaatttaaaaatgtatagcaTTTATAGTTTGTTCAAATTccatacactgatgtctatgaaaGCTGCAAAAATAATcactgttttattcatatcagatacataTAGTGTATGAAACATAGtttattcttctcccagttcaccagccacttactttTAAGTATTTCGGGGAAAATGGATGAATTTATGtgatgtaaattaaaaaaaaaaaaaaaaagaatttatatATGCACTAAGCCAAATCTCGATTTTGGTTAAATtttgattaatcatgcagccctattcTCAATTGTAGAAAACTGTGTAGTATCACTGACATAACAGTGAAATATAATGATGTTGACTACAAGGAGAAAAGCAGAGAACCTAATACTGAGCCCTGTGGCACACCATACTTGTGTTTGATAAGATGACTCTTCATTTACACAAGCAAAGTAGTATCAGTTGGATAGATGGGACAAATGCCAACATGATTATGAAGCTATCCAGGAGAATGAATAATAAACATGAACAATGTGGCTTAAATCCTGACTGATATTGTTTACAAATACAGTTTCTCTGCAAAACTGAACATAATTGAGGTTGCCAatgtttttctaatattttagaCATACATTGCAGTTTAAAGTCTGTCTAAAATTAATCAATTCTTATTGGTAAAACTGAGTTTTAGATAAGGGTTTTGATAACTGCCAGCTTGAAAGTATTTGGGATGTGTCCTAAACAAAGTAAAGAGTAAAccatattgtgaaaaggttctgAGATTACTCTTTCAGTTGCTTTGTGGTTAAAGGATTCTGCATACATGCCTAAATGATTGGTGCCATTGTTAACTTCTATTTGTCTCTTTTCACCTTAGACCTGGCAGCGctgaaagaggagagtgaagtaCTGAATGAAAAGGAAGAGAAAGATCAGTATGAGGAACATAATGATTTCACAACTGAAGACAAATCTTTTAGTTGCTCACAGACTGAAAAGACTTCCTCACGGAAAAGAgctaaaaaaacacaaactaacTTAACCTGCCACCAGTGTGGAAGGAGTTTCAAGAAAAAAGGAAGCCTAAAAAACCACATGAGCGTTCATAAcagagagaagccttacacctgccctCGGTGTGGAAAAGGTTTCACGCAAACAGGAAGCTTTAACAGGCACATGAGACTTCACaatggagagaagccttacacctgcgaaatgtgtgggaagagtttcacaaCAGAACTAAACCTAAGGTATCACTGGAACagtcacactggagagaagccgtataaatgtgatcagtgtggaaagagtttgaGACACAAAGTAACCCTTAAACAGCACATGAGGCTTCACTCAAGAGAGAACTGTTTTACATGTCATCAGTGTGAAACGACTTTTACAGACAGGAAACACCTTGAGAATCACGTGATAAGTCACAcgggagagaagccgttcatgTGCTATCAGTGTGGAAAGGGTTTTACACTTAAAGGAAACCTTCAGACTCActtgagagttcacactggagagaagcctttcacctgccctcagtgtggaaagagcttcacGCTTAATGGAAACCTTCAGactcacatgagagttcacaccgGAGAGAGGCCTTTCACGTGTCTTCAGTGTGAAGAAACTTTCACGTATAAAAGAGACCTGAAGCGTCACTGGCAAACACGTTGTGGAAATACATCGCAGTGTTCCTCGCCATTGCAAGATGCTTAGAAAAAGGTGCAAATTCAAAGTCATTTGTGCATTCATTCTGGAAGAAGGAAATTAAATTTGGATCAGtgtaattaataaatgcttttgtcATCATACTTAAGCCTGGGACACACCAAACTGACATCAAAGCCGACTGTGTTGTCGCCTCTCGTTGGCTTGAACACACCGAAAGGACTAAAGGCGAGTGTCAACTAGAGCTGCaagattctggataaaatgagaatcacaatttttttttttttttttttttggacttcaaacaGAGATTgtgattctcccacgattctgaatataaaactaaacaaaataacatgtatttactagaggttctgacaaaatatttattgctggaaaaataattaatttgaatgatttttttttataaaatggttctGAATGAATTTAATGACTcaataataaatacttgtttcattactggatgaatcaatgtttttgaacaaatcttttaaatgaatgaatcgatgacaaatacatttttaacagtcacttgtcaccac
The Ctenopharyngodon idella isolate HZGC_01 chromosome 4, HZGC01, whole genome shotgun sequence genome window above contains:
- the LOC127510667 gene encoding gastrula zinc finger protein XlCGF8.2DB-like, giving the protein MAFIKEESLDFRIEETFTVKQEDTEEQTKMAFIKEESEDMKIEETFTVKREETEEQTDLAALKEESEVLNEKEEKDQYEEHNDFTTEDKSFSCSQTEKTSSRKRAKKTQTNLTCHQCGRSFKKKGSLKNHMSVHNREKPYTCPRCGKGFTQTGSFNRHMRLHNGEKPYTCEMCGKSFTTELNLRYHWNSHTGEKPYKCDQCGKSLRHKVTLKQHMRLHSRENCFTCHQCETTFTDRKHLENHVISHTGEKPFMCYQCGKGFTLKGNLQTHLRVHTGEKPFTCPQCGKSFTLNGNLQTHMRVHTGERPFTCLQCEETFTYKRDLKRHWQTRCGNTSQCSSPLQDA